Proteins encoded by one window of Gemmatimonadota bacterium:
- a CDS encoding carboxypeptidase regulatory-like domain-containing protein — MRFPLNSLIALLAVATAAPVAAQSTGGLAGVVRDSATARPIADVQVSVRNRAATTDGAGRWRLEQLPVGPAAVPARRTGYRPVKRATTVVAATTVQLDVTMAEAATTLTPIVVSATRDRRSLAEVPVAVSVADETTIQSGRTAGLHEVLRLTPGVQATSRLRPR; from the coding sequence ATGCGTTTCCCCCTGAATTCCCTGATCGCCCTGCTGGCGGTGGCAACAGCCGCCCCGGTCGCGGCCCAATCCACCGGCGGGCTCGCCGGTGTCGTTCGCGACAGCGCGACCGCGCGCCCGATCGCCGACGTCCAGGTTTCCGTGCGCAACCGCGCGGCCACCACTGACGGAGCCGGCCGGTGGCGGTTGGAGCAGCTGCCCGTCGGACCGGCCGCGGTCCCGGCCCGGCGTACCGGGTACCGCCCGGTGAAGCGCGCCACCACGGTGGTGGCCGCGACCACGGTGCAGCTGGATGTCACCATGGCCGAAGCCGCGACGACGCTGACCCCGATTGTGGTCAGCGCCACCCGCGACCGTCGCTCGTTGGCGGAAGTCCCCGTGGCCGTGAGTGTCGCCGACGAGACCACTATCCAGTCCGGGCGGACCGCCGGACTCCACGAGGTGTTGCGACTGACGCCGGGCGTGCAGGCCACCTCCCGGCTTCGGCCTCGATGA
- a CDS encoding TonB-dependent receptor, whose protein sequence is MRTTFGVRGVAVVVDGVPVTEPDGQTRLDIIELATARQAEVVRGPASALYGGTAAGGVVNVISRSPEEARGVTVRASGGSFGFRKYDGTVGAATKDDRLGGYLSGTWTESDGFRINNTNLMKRLNLRGDWQAAARTRVTLEASTSDLDMTIPGALTKNEFATTPFAAEPATVTNKYGRRDVRWRAGLKVDQGVTIGGRDATVAAYGFYGGRELDHPIFQVIDQNLHRAQAGARIAVPLSTPDLGWRLTTGADYDVLYGSSDRFANVAGSRGAQTVGQRNEVPNLGAFGQLEGRIAPAVSFTLGGRWDRVEYGVTDYLAPAKSAAPHFTQVSPKGTLSYRLGGEASMYASVARGFDVPTLGEITATADPAAGFNPDLGPKRLWNYEVGVKSLVGRRLFVDASIYRQEITGEILPRNTVVAGTNQSVTVYDNAGRSRHTGVELAATGYLSNAIDLGASYTYSDFLLRDFSGTVTGSNGQPVVTDFAGKALPGVPRHRFAAELRMRPVAGVQLGLTGEWQSRLFVDNANTESGTLYVRGFGPNPAIAQVPFGQVDSWGLVHVSATWKLNGQTLFVNVENLFDARYIANTTLNAANGRFYSAGAGRYLAAGVTLHALGQR, encoded by the coding sequence GTGCGCACCACCTTCGGGGTGCGCGGCGTGGCGGTCGTGGTTGATGGCGTCCCGGTCACCGAACCCGATGGCCAGACTCGGCTCGACATCATCGAACTCGCCACGGCACGTCAGGCCGAGGTGGTCCGCGGGCCGGCCTCCGCGCTGTACGGCGGGACGGCGGCGGGCGGCGTGGTCAACGTGATCTCGCGGTCGCCCGAGGAAGCGCGCGGCGTCACGGTACGCGCGAGCGGGGGCTCCTTCGGCTTCCGCAAGTACGATGGAACCGTCGGCGCAGCAACCAAGGATGACAGGCTCGGCGGGTACCTCTCCGGGACCTGGACCGAAAGCGATGGCTTCCGCATCAACAACACGAACCTGATGAAGCGGCTCAATCTGCGTGGTGATTGGCAGGCGGCCGCGCGCACCCGCGTGACGCTCGAGGCCAGCACGTCGGATCTCGACATGACGATCCCCGGGGCGCTCACCAAGAACGAGTTCGCGACGACGCCGTTCGCCGCCGAGCCGGCGACGGTCACCAACAAGTACGGCCGCCGCGATGTGCGGTGGCGCGCGGGGCTCAAGGTGGACCAGGGCGTGACGATCGGCGGGCGTGACGCCACGGTCGCAGCCTACGGCTTCTACGGCGGGCGTGAACTCGACCACCCGATCTTCCAGGTGATCGACCAGAACCTGCATCGGGCGCAGGCGGGCGCGCGCATCGCCGTGCCGCTCTCCACTCCGGACCTGGGCTGGCGGCTCACGACGGGCGCCGACTACGACGTGCTGTATGGCTCGTCGGATCGCTTCGCGAACGTTGCCGGAAGCCGGGGCGCGCAGACCGTCGGGCAGCGCAATGAGGTGCCCAATCTCGGCGCCTTCGGCCAGCTCGAGGGGCGGATCGCCCCGGCGGTCTCGTTCACGCTCGGCGGGCGCTGGGATCGGGTGGAATACGGGGTCACGGACTACCTCGCGCCAGCGAAGTCGGCCGCACCGCATTTCACCCAGGTCTCGCCAAAGGGAACGCTCTCCTACCGCCTCGGGGGCGAGGCCTCGATGTACGCCTCGGTGGCGCGCGGCTTCGATGTGCCCACGCTCGGCGAGATCACGGCCACGGCCGACCCGGCTGCCGGCTTCAATCCGGATCTCGGTCCGAAGCGACTCTGGAACTACGAGGTTGGCGTGAAGTCGCTGGTCGGCCGTCGCCTCTTCGTCGATGCGTCGATCTACCGCCAGGAGATCACCGGCGAGATCCTCCCGCGCAACACGGTCGTTGCCGGCACCAACCAGAGCGTCACCGTCTACGACAACGCCGGGCGCTCCCGACACACCGGCGTCGAGCTCGCGGCCACCGGCTACCTCTCGAATGCCATCGACCTCGGCGCGTCCTACACCTACTCCGATTTCCTGCTGCGGGACTTCTCGGGAACGGTGACCGGTTCGAATGGCCAGCCGGTGGTGACGGACTTCGCAGGGAAGGCGCTTCCCGGCGTGCCGCGGCACCGTTTCGCCGCCGAGTTGCGGATGCGTCCCGTGGCCGGGGTGCAGCTTGGGCTGACCGGCGAGTGGCAGAGCCGGCTCTTCGTCGACAACGCCAATACCGAATCCGGGACGCTGTATGTCCGCGGCTTCGGACCGAACCCCGCGATTGCGCAGGTGCCGTTCGGACAAGTGGACAGCTGGGGATTGGTCCACGTGAGCGCCACCTGGAAGCTGAACGGGCAGACGCTCTTCGTGAATGTCGAGAATCTCTTCGATGCGCGCTACATCGCGAACACCACCCTGAACGCCGCCAATGGCCGCTTCTATTCGGCGGGCGCTGGCCGCTATCTCGCCGCGGGCGTGACGCTGCACGCGTTGGGGCAGCGATGA
- a CDS encoding exo-alpha-sialidase, translated as MSGRGRGLLLLLAATGCAGGERAQSLDAPPPVVVSAATANGATPMFAVADDGTKLLSWVAAEGGGSEGVLHLRSEGPRGVITSSLVDSLGGIEPHGEAPPVVASGGAGVVYALYTVGKEGEGRFPKSALRFARSDDAGATWSVPLSVNEGEAFGSHNFHSLLAGPDGRVYAAWLSNVRGASAVWLRSSVDGGRTWDAARAIHEAPTCPCCRTALALDADGTLYAAWRKIFDGNVRDIAVIASRDGGATWAEPVKPRDDGWVFDGCPHAGPSMRVGNDGVVHIAWWTGKPGAAGVWYARSADHGATWRALPIDTAQQSAPAHVQLALSAGGTVVVGWDDGKSGRPAILLRASADGGTGFGPRHTVSDGETAAAYPVLALHGDSLTVAWSATADSAYRAMVAARPDMKDPNAKMGLPRVGQQEVVARAMTLRSLTDPR; from the coding sequence ATGAGCGGCCGGGGGCGGGGCCTGCTGTTGCTCCTCGCGGCGACCGGCTGCGCGGGCGGCGAGCGCGCGCAGTCGCTGGACGCACCGCCCCCGGTGGTCGTCTCGGCGGCCACGGCCAACGGGGCGACCCCGATGTTCGCGGTCGCCGACGACGGGACAAAGCTGCTCTCCTGGGTCGCGGCGGAGGGAGGCGGGAGTGAAGGCGTCTTGCATCTGCGCAGCGAGGGCCCTCGCGGCGTGATCACCTCCTCGCTGGTGGATTCGCTGGGCGGGATCGAACCCCACGGGGAAGCGCCACCGGTCGTCGCCTCCGGAGGGGCGGGTGTGGTCTACGCACTCTACACGGTCGGCAAGGAGGGCGAGGGTCGCTTCCCGAAGAGCGCGCTCCGGTTCGCGCGGAGCGACGACGCCGGGGCCACGTGGAGCGTTCCGCTTTCGGTGAATGAGGGCGAGGCCTTCGGGTCGCACAATTTCCACTCCTTGCTCGCGGGTCCCGATGGGCGCGTCTATGCCGCGTGGCTGAGCAATGTGCGCGGCGCGTCGGCGGTTTGGCTGCGGTCCTCGGTGGATGGCGGGCGCACCTGGGACGCCGCTCGGGCAATTCACGAGGCGCCGACGTGCCCGTGCTGCCGGACGGCGCTGGCACTCGACGCCGATGGCACGCTCTACGCCGCGTGGCGCAAGATCTTCGACGGCAACGTGCGCGACATCGCCGTGATCGCCTCGCGCGATGGCGGAGCCACCTGGGCGGAGCCGGTGAAGCCGCGGGATGATGGCTGGGTCTTCGACGGCTGTCCGCATGCCGGCCCCTCGATGCGGGTCGGGAACGACGGCGTCGTCCACATTGCCTGGTGGACTGGCAAGCCCGGGGCGGCCGGCGTCTGGTATGCCCGCTCGGCTGACCACGGCGCCACGTGGCGCGCACTCCCGATCGACACGGCGCAGCAGTCGGCCCCCGCCCACGTCCAGCTCGCACTCTCTGCGGGGGGGACGGTGGTGGTCGGCTGGGACGACGGCAAGAGCGGGCGCCCCGCGATTCTGCTCCGCGCGTCAGCCGACGGCGGGACGGGCTTCGGGCCGCGACACACCGTGAGTGATGGCGAAACCGCCGCCGCCTATCCCGTGCTGGCGCTGCATGGCGATTCGCTGACGGTCGCCTGGTCCGCCACTGCAGACTCCGCCTATCGCGCCATGGTGGCGGCGCGCCCTGACATGAAGGACCCGAACGCCAAGATGGGCCTCCCCCGTGTCGGGCAGCAGGAAGTGGTGGCTCGGGCGATGACGCTCCGGAGTCTGACCGACCCGCGCTGA
- a CDS encoding class I SAM-dependent methyltransferase, whose protein sequence is MPKRYDQAYFDRWYRDPAHSVGSRADLVRQVTFAVAVTEQLLCRPIRSVLDAGAGEGRWQPLLHRLRPHARYAGVDSSAWAVARYGRRRNLRLGSIETLDELGLDGPFDLVVAADVLHYLPTPVLRRALAAMVPLIGGVAFLPTFTRDDASEGDHHGFQPRRASTYRRLFAEAGLIAIGMHAWMPAARAGELAALERAVDA, encoded by the coding sequence GTGCCGAAGCGCTACGACCAGGCGTACTTCGATCGGTGGTACCGTGACCCCGCGCACAGCGTTGGGTCACGGGCCGACCTGGTTCGTCAGGTGACCTTCGCGGTGGCGGTCACCGAACAGTTGCTCTGCCGACCGATTCGGTCGGTGCTCGATGCGGGGGCGGGGGAGGGGCGGTGGCAACCGCTCCTGCACCGCCTCCGGCCGCATGCGCGCTACGCTGGCGTCGACAGCAGCGCGTGGGCGGTCGCACGATATGGCCGTCGCCGGAACCTCCGGCTCGGCTCGATTGAGACGCTCGACGAGCTTGGACTCGACGGCCCGTTCGACCTCGTCGTCGCGGCCGACGTCCTCCACTATCTCCCGACACCGGTCTTGCGGCGCGCCCTCGCGGCGATGGTGCCGCTGATTGGTGGCGTGGCGTTCCTGCCGACCTTCACGCGCGATGACGCCAGCGAAGGCGACCATCACGGTTTCCAGCCGCGACGCGCCAGTACCTATCGGCGGCTCTTCGCCGAGGCCGGGCTGATCGCCATCGGCATGCATGCCTGGATGCCGGCAGCCCGCGCCGGAGAACTCGCCGCATTGGAACGCGCGGTCGATGCCTGA
- a CDS encoding DUF2238 domain-containing protein: protein MPDQISTIGRREGLLLLAVGAIALVLSGIAPFDRTTWWLEIFPILLVVPLLLVTASRFPLTPLLYRLILIHALILIVGGHWSYARVPVGFWAQELLGWQRNPYDRLGHLAQGFIPAMAAREIFRRRIPLPAGRWLAFLVVATCLALSACYELVEWWAALALGQGADEFLGTQGDPWDTQWDMFLALVGAILAQLTLSRLHERQLRGVATRG, encoded by the coding sequence ATGCCTGACCAGATCAGCACGATCGGCCGCCGCGAGGGGCTGCTTCTGCTCGCCGTGGGGGCCATCGCATTGGTGCTTTCGGGCATCGCGCCATTCGATCGGACCACGTGGTGGTTGGAAATCTTCCCGATTCTGCTCGTCGTCCCGCTGCTGCTCGTCACGGCCAGCCGCTTTCCACTGACGCCACTGCTCTATCGCCTCATCCTGATCCATGCCCTGATCCTGATCGTCGGCGGGCACTGGAGTTACGCGCGTGTCCCCGTCGGGTTCTGGGCGCAGGAACTCCTCGGCTGGCAGCGGAATCCGTATGATCGGCTCGGCCACCTGGCGCAGGGCTTCATCCCCGCGATGGCGGCCCGGGAAATCTTCCGGCGACGGATCCCGCTCCCCGCCGGGCGCTGGCTCGCCTTCCTGGTCGTTGCCACCTGCCTGGCGCTCTCGGCGTGCTACGAGTTGGTGGAATGGTGGGCCGCCTTGGCACTGGGGCAGGGGGCCGACGAATTCCTCGGCACGCAGGGCGATCCCTGGGACACGCAGTGGGACATGTTCCTCGCGCTGGTGGGTGCCATCCTGGCGCAGTTGACGCTCTCGCGGCTCCACGAACGCCAGTTGCGCGGCGTCGCCACCCGCGGGTGA
- the pyrR gene encoding bifunctional pyr operon transcriptional regulator/uracil phosphoribosyltransferase PyrR: MPTTTRLLDAPAMGRALARMASELVERTADAPSVALIGIQRRGVELAERLAPLLEAQLHRPLLRGSLGITLYRDDLQAIGQRPVVHETRLPQAIDGATVVIVDDVLYTGRTIRAALDEIADFGRPRRILLAVLVDRGGRELPIAADVVGVTVTTTAQDHVKVSVQERDGSDGVELVRGGSA; the protein is encoded by the coding sequence ATGCCCACAACCACTCGCCTCCTCGACGCCCCGGCCATGGGACGTGCGCTTGCGCGGATGGCCTCGGAACTGGTCGAACGGACCGCCGACGCCCCGAGCGTCGCTCTCATCGGCATCCAGCGCCGTGGCGTCGAACTCGCCGAGCGCCTCGCCCCCCTCCTCGAAGCCCAGCTCCATCGTCCGCTGCTCCGCGGGTCGCTCGGCATCACCCTCTATCGTGACGACCTGCAGGCGATCGGGCAGCGCCCGGTGGTGCACGAGACGCGGCTGCCGCAGGCCATCGACGGCGCCACCGTCGTGATCGTCGACGATGTGCTCTACACCGGCCGCACCATCCGGGCGGCCCTCGACGAGATCGCCGACTTCGGTCGGCCCAGGCGCATCCTGCTCGCGGTGCTGGTCGATCGCGGCGGGCGCGAGTTGCCGATCGCCGCCGACGTCGTCGGTGTCACGGTCACGACGACCGCACAGGACCATGTGAAGGTCTCGGTGCAGGAGCGGGACGGCAGCGACGGGGTCGAGCTCGTGCGCGGAGGGTCGGCATGA
- a CDS encoding aspartate carbamoyltransferase catalytic subunit has translation MTTSLLGKDLVGLEHLTREQITAILDTAEPFKEVSERQIKKVPALRGKTIVNLFFEASTRTRISFEFAEKRLSADTVNVAASGSSVSKGETLVDTARNLEAMRIDMVVIRHSASGAAKFLGDRIRSNVINAGDGMHEHPTQGLLDLLTLRDRFGRIDGLKVCIVGDVLHSRVARSNIWGLTRLGAEVAVCGPATLLPRDVEALGVRVFRRIEEAIEWADALNVLRLQLERMTSGFIPSLREYNRVFGVTSEKLARAPKDLLILHPGPMNRGVEIDSDVADGAHSVILPQVTNGVAVRMAVLYLLAGGSPDWGAGGGEAA, from the coding sequence ATGACGACCTCGCTGCTGGGGAAGGACCTCGTCGGGCTCGAACATCTGACGCGTGAGCAGATCACCGCCATCCTCGACACCGCCGAGCCGTTCAAGGAAGTGTCGGAACGGCAGATCAAGAAGGTGCCGGCGCTGCGCGGCAAGACCATCGTCAACCTCTTCTTCGAGGCGTCGACGCGGACGCGCATTTCGTTCGAGTTCGCCGAGAAGCGCCTCTCGGCTGACACCGTGAACGTCGCCGCGTCGGGCTCCTCGGTCTCCAAGGGCGAGACGCTGGTCGACACCGCGCGCAACCTCGAGGCGATGCGGATCGATATGGTCGTCATCCGTCACAGTGCATCCGGCGCCGCGAAGTTCCTCGGCGACCGCATCCGCTCCAACGTGATCAACGCCGGCGACGGCATGCACGAGCATCCGACGCAGGGACTGCTCGACCTGCTCACCTTGCGGGATCGCTTTGGTCGCATCGATGGCCTCAAGGTCTGCATCGTCGGCGACGTCCTGCATTCGCGGGTGGCGCGCAGCAACATCTGGGGTCTCACGCGCCTCGGCGCCGAGGTCGCGGTCTGCGGGCCAGCCACGCTCCTCCCGCGCGATGTGGAGGCGCTTGGCGTCCGCGTCTTCCGGCGCATCGAGGAAGCGATCGAGTGGGCCGACGCGCTCAACGTCCTGCGCCTGCAGCTGGAACGGATGACCTCCGGCTTCATTCCCTCGCTCCGCGAATACAACCGGGTCTTCGGCGTCACCAGCGAGAAGCTCGCGCGCGCGCCGAAGGACCTGCTGATCCTTCATCCGGGCCCGATGAATCGCGGCGTCGAGATCGACTCCGACGTTGCCGACGGCGCCCACTCCGTCATCCTTCCGCAGGTCACCAACGGCGTCGCCGTCCGGATGGCCGTGCTCTACCTGCTCGCCGGTGGCTCCCCTGATTGGGGCGCCGGCGGGGGCGAGGCCGCATGA
- a CDS encoding dihydroorotase has product MTAPILFRGGRVVDPSQGLDEVTHLLVVDGRIAAIGRDIGSPDGAQVVEAGGWVIAPGLIDVHVHLREPGQEDRETIATGAASAVAGGFTGICAMPNTDPVIDNQSAVGFVKSRGEAAGLARVFPIGCISVGQKGERLAEFGEMVAAGAVAVSDDGHPVMSSQLMRTALEYARTFGIPVADHCEDTPLAHGGAMHEGIISTRLGLKGIPAAAEEIHVARDCILAALTGGHVHLCHMSTRGSVDLIRRAKEQGLSVTAEAAPHHYTLTHERVGDYDTNAKMNPPLREDADRAAIRAALADGTIDCIATDHAPHTYDAKEREFDDAPNGIIGLETALSLGLRELVNGGVLSLGTLIERMSCAPARLWHLPGGTLRIGGVADIVAFDPTASWVVDPARIRSRSRNTPWAGETMPGVVKRTVVGGRVVFTGQ; this is encoded by the coding sequence ATGACCGCTCCGATTCTCTTCCGCGGCGGTCGCGTCGTGGATCCGTCCCAGGGCCTCGATGAGGTCACCCATCTGCTCGTCGTCGATGGGCGCATCGCCGCCATCGGACGCGACATCGGGTCGCCCGATGGTGCCCAGGTCGTCGAGGCCGGCGGGTGGGTCATCGCCCCCGGGCTGATCGATGTCCACGTGCACCTGCGCGAACCGGGGCAGGAGGATCGCGAGACGATCGCGACCGGTGCCGCCAGCGCGGTGGCCGGTGGCTTCACCGGCATCTGCGCCATGCCCAACACCGATCCGGTGATCGACAACCAGTCGGCCGTCGGCTTCGTGAAGTCGCGCGGCGAGGCCGCTGGGCTCGCGCGAGTCTTTCCGATCGGCTGCATCTCCGTCGGGCAGAAGGGCGAGCGGCTCGCCGAATTCGGCGAGATGGTCGCCGCCGGCGCCGTCGCCGTGAGTGACGACGGACATCCGGTGATGTCGTCGCAGTTGATGCGCACCGCACTCGAGTACGCGCGCACCTTCGGCATTCCGGTGGCCGATCACTGCGAGGACACGCCGTTGGCGCACGGCGGCGCGATGCACGAGGGGATCATCTCCACTCGGCTCGGCCTCAAGGGAATCCCCGCGGCCGCCGAGGAAATCCACGTGGCGCGCGACTGCATCCTCGCGGCGCTGACGGGGGGGCACGTCCACCTCTGTCACATGAGCACGCGCGGTTCGGTCGACCTCATTCGTCGCGCCAAGGAGCAGGGGCTGTCGGTCACCGCCGAGGCGGCGCCGCATCATTACACGCTGACCCACGAGCGCGTCGGCGACTATGACACCAACGCGAAGATGAACCCGCCGCTCCGCGAGGACGCCGATCGCGCCGCCATCCGGGCCGCACTCGCCGATGGCACGATCGACTGCATCGCGACCGACCACGCGCCGCACACCTATGATGCCAAGGAGCGCGAGTTCGATGATGCGCCCAATGGGATCATCGGCCTCGAGACGGCGCTCTCGCTTGGCCTCCGGGAACTGGTCAACGGTGGCGTGCTCTCGCTGGGGACGTTGATCGAGCGGATGAGCTGTGCCCCCGCGCGCCTCTGGCATCTGCCCGGGGGCACCCTGCGCATCGGTGGCGTCGCCGACATCGTCGCCTTCGACCCGACCGCAAGCTGGGTCGTCGACCCGGCCCGTATCCGCTCGCGGTCGCGCAACACACCCTGGGCAGGCGAGACGATGCCCGGGGTGGTCAAGCGGACCGTGGTCGGTGGCCGAGTGGTGTTCACGGGGCAGTGA
- the rpsT gene encoding 30S ribosomal protein S20, translating to MPRIKSAKKRMRQTKVRTAANKTQRSALRTAVKKARAATTPAEAAEALKGAESALDRAGRKNLVHRNTAARTKSRLAKAANKVAKA from the coding sequence GTGCCGCGCATCAAGTCCGCCAAGAAGCGCATGCGTCAGACGAAGGTCCGCACCGCCGCGAACAAGACCCAGCGGAGCGCGTTGCGCACGGCGGTCAAGAAGGCCCGCGCCGCGACCACGCCGGCCGAAGCCGCCGAAGCGCTGAAGGGCGCCGAGTCCGCGCTCGACCGCGCCGGCCGGAAGAACCTGGTGCACCGGAACACCGCCGCCCGGACCAAGAGCCGGCTGGCCAAGGCCGCGAACAAGGTCGCCAAGGCCTAG
- a CDS encoding site-2 protease family protein, protein MLLFALVAHEVAHGWAALRQGDDTAYKLGRLTFNPLPHIDPVMTILMPIGLWILSSGQFTFGGARPVPITPRNFRNYRRGDLIVSSAGVVTNFVIAIGCALLFIGLGAIHELLGGAGTSTVDAAQRMLSWGMRLNLMLAVFNLIPIPPLDGSRIFYHALPPALGARYRQLDRFGFLILFGFLFLLPSALTFLMQPASWGYYQLLHYSVPFAVGEGWNIFQR, encoded by the coding sequence ATGCTCCTCTTCGCCCTGGTGGCGCATGAGGTGGCTCACGGCTGGGCGGCGCTCCGCCAGGGCGACGACACGGCCTACAAGCTCGGGCGGCTGACCTTCAATCCGCTCCCGCATATCGACCCGGTGATGACGATCCTGATGCCGATCGGGCTCTGGATCCTCTCGTCCGGGCAGTTCACCTTCGGCGGGGCGCGGCCGGTGCCGATCACCCCGCGGAACTTCCGGAACTACCGTCGCGGCGACCTGATCGTCTCGAGCGCCGGCGTCGTCACCAACTTCGTGATCGCGATCGGCTGCGCCCTCCTCTTCATCGGGCTCGGCGCCATCCACGAACTCCTCGGTGGGGCGGGAACGTCCACCGTCGATGCGGCCCAGCGGATGCTCTCCTGGGGAATGCGCCTCAACCTGATGCTGGCGGTCTTCAACCTGATTCCGATTCCGCCGCTCGATGGATCGCGCATCTTCTATCATGCCCTCCCGCCCGCGCTCGGCGCGCGCTACCGGCAACTCGATCGCTTCGGCTTCCTGATCCTCTTCGGCTTTCTGTTCCTGCTGCCCAGCGCACTGACATTCCTGATGCAGCCGGCGTCGTGGGGCTACTATCAGCTGCTTCACTATTCTGTCCCCTTCGCCGTCGGCGAGGGGTGGAACATCTTTCAGCGATGA
- a CDS encoding segregation/condensation protein A: MTLSLGSLADDAAPDTGFVVDLDGFTGPLDLLLHLVREEQIDIADIPVARIADQFLKVIHALGLNQAADYLEMAGRLIRLKAQLLLPRHGDEEGWEDPRAELVRRLLEYQQIKEIALWMARQAERRALRFSRGFIPPPPASLPPLPITLDLLDLLVAVERVIMQIPSPQMHSVVARPLDVESAVIRIEALLAEHEEFDWRRAFGPTPSIVEVLSTLLAILELAKRGLLRIRQDLPFAPLVVARELAEPAVATA, translated from the coding sequence ATGACGCTCTCTCTCGGCTCGCTGGCTGACGATGCGGCCCCGGACACGGGCTTCGTCGTCGACCTCGACGGCTTCACCGGCCCGCTCGACCTCCTCCTGCACCTGGTGCGCGAGGAGCAGATCGACATTGCCGACATCCCCGTCGCCCGGATCGCCGACCAGTTCCTGAAGGTGATCCACGCCCTCGGGTTGAATCAGGCGGCGGATTACCTCGAGATGGCGGGCCGGCTGATCCGCCTGAAGGCGCAGCTGCTGTTGCCGCGCCATGGCGACGAAGAGGGCTGGGAGGACCCGCGCGCCGAGCTGGTGCGCCGGCTCCTCGAGTATCAGCAGATCAAGGAGATCGCCCTCTGGATGGCGCGGCAGGCCGAGCGACGCGCGTTGCGCTTCTCGCGCGGCTTCATCCCGCCGCCGCCGGCCTCGTTGCCGCCGTTGCCGATCACGCTCGACCTGCTCGATCTCCTCGTCGCGGTCGAACGCGTCATCATGCAGATCCCGTCGCCGCAGATGCACAGCGTCGTCGCGCGTCCGCTCGACGTCGAATCGGCGGTGATCCGGATCGAGGCGTTGCTCGCCGAGCACGAGGAATTCGACTGGCGCCGGGCCTTCGGCCCGACGCCGAGCATCGTGGAAGTCCTGTCCACCTTGCTTGCAATCCTGGAACTGGCCAAGCGCGGACTGCTCCGCATCCGCCAGGATCTTCCCTTCGCACCGTTGGTGGTGGCCCGTGAGCTCGCTGAACCCGCTGTCGCAACTGCTTGA
- the scpB gene encoding SMC-Scp complex subunit ScpB: protein MSSLNPLSQLLEAALFAANRPLTLDELEGLEPESSPAEVRTALDQLREHYDFDGHSIEVVELAGGYQILTRATFAAAVERAQAMQRQPRLSAATLETLATISYRQPVGRAEIEEIRGVNAGGVLRTLQERGLIEVVGRSESLGRPLLYGTTPLFLELLGLNDLADLPRAEELTIALQPHRAEPSPDEAGALASVEEG from the coding sequence GTGAGCTCGCTGAACCCGCTGTCGCAACTGCTTGAGGCCGCGCTCTTCGCGGCGAACCGGCCCCTCACCCTCGATGAACTCGAGGGCCTGGAGCCGGAGTCCTCGCCTGCCGAGGTCCGCACCGCGCTGGACCAGCTGCGCGAACACTACGACTTCGATGGCCACAGCATCGAGGTGGTCGAACTCGCCGGCGGCTACCAGATCCTGACGCGCGCCACCTTCGCCGCGGCCGTCGAGCGCGCGCAGGCGATGCAGCGGCAGCCGCGGCTGTCGGCGGCGACGCTGGAAACGCTCGCGACGATCTCCTATCGCCAGCCGGTCGGGCGCGCCGAGATCGAGGAGATTCGCGGCGTCAACGCCGGCGGCGTGCTCCGCACGCTGCAGGAGCGCGGGCTCATCGAGGTCGTCGGCCGCAGCGAGAGCCTCGGCCGGCCGTTGCTGTACGGCACCACGCCGCTCTTCCTCGAGCTGCTCGGCTTGAACGACCTTGCCGACCTCCCGCGCGCGGAGGAGCTGACGATCGCCCTCCAGCCGCATCGTGCCGAGCCATCCCCCGATGAGGCTGGTGCCCTCG